From Sulfurospirillum tamanense, a single genomic window includes:
- the gltA gene encoding NADPH-dependent glutamate synthase, translated as MYEIMQKKLLAPGIVSMDIYAPLLAASAKPGQFLIVKMDEFGERIPLTVCDEDKEKGTITIVFMAIGKSTQVMAQMEVGDAFSDVVGPLGRMSEFIQMDKAQLAKERVVFVAGGVGTAPVYPQVKWFVDQGLEVDVIIGARSRELVILEEAFRALTPNVHVCTDDGTYGFNGNVTQLLEHLMANEHKPFTHMVAIGPMIMMKFATLMAKKLGLDATVSMNPLMVDGTGMCGACRVMIDGKVKFACVDGPEFDGHKVDFDEAQRRLCLKAQEKLPSCEEENPNCPTHQESQKEPKRKVHPKMADAAWRVGNFAEVNLGYTMEEAIIEANRCLDCKTPSCVLSCPVGVDIPGFIRKLKTGDMQGAAQLLAQHTKLPSVCGRVCPQEKQCEMVCVTGIKKDPVSIGLLERFVGDWALENLVVAPVEKNGKKVAVVGSGPAGLAAAAELASLGYGVEVFESLHKLGGVLAYGIPSFRLPKEIVAGEIGRIESLGVLFHTNVVVGKTLDVDTLLAGDFDAVFIGSGAGFPRFMGIKGENALGVLSANEFLTRVNLMRGHEEGYQTPTTIGQKVVVVGAGNVSMDAARVAKRLGAVTCVVYRRSEAEIPARAEEVEHAKEEGVAFHLLTNPVEILSDESGHVCGVKCVQMTLGEPDADGRRSPRALEGSEFVLEADTVIMSIGTMPNDLVTASTKGLEVGRQGTILVRENSTQTSRKGVFAGGDIVTGAATVIEAMGAGKQAAMEIDKYIRGL; from the coding sequence ATGTATGAAATTATGCAAAAAAAGTTGCTAGCCCCTGGGATTGTTTCCATGGATATTTATGCACCTCTTTTGGCTGCGTCTGCAAAGCCTGGGCAGTTTTTGATTGTTAAAATGGATGAATTTGGCGAGCGCATTCCCTTGACTGTATGCGACGAAGACAAGGAGAAAGGCACTATTACCATCGTGTTTATGGCTATTGGCAAGAGTACGCAAGTTATGGCACAGATGGAAGTGGGAGATGCCTTTAGTGATGTGGTGGGTCCCCTTGGGCGCATGAGTGAATTTATCCAGATGGATAAAGCACAGCTTGCTAAAGAGCGTGTAGTCTTTGTAGCAGGGGGTGTTGGAACCGCGCCTGTGTACCCGCAGGTCAAGTGGTTTGTAGACCAAGGGCTAGAGGTAGATGTTATCATTGGCGCGCGCTCCCGTGAATTAGTGATTTTAGAAGAGGCATTTCGTGCGCTCACGCCCAACGTGCACGTGTGTACGGATGATGGCACTTACGGGTTTAATGGCAACGTGACCCAGCTTTTAGAGCATCTGATGGCCAATGAGCACAAGCCCTTTACTCACATGGTTGCTATTGGTCCGATGATTATGATGAAATTTGCCACCTTGATGGCTAAAAAACTGGGCCTTGATGCAACCGTGAGCATGAACCCTTTGATGGTGGATGGCACGGGCATGTGCGGGGCCTGTCGGGTCATGATAGACGGCAAAGTCAAATTTGCTTGTGTGGATGGGCCAGAATTTGACGGGCACAAGGTAGATTTTGATGAAGCACAACGCCGTTTATGCCTTAAAGCCCAAGAGAAGCTTCCTAGCTGTGAAGAGGAAAATCCCAACTGCCCCACTCACCAAGAATCACAAAAAGAACCTAAACGAAAAGTGCATCCCAAGATGGCTGATGCCGCATGGCGCGTGGGCAATTTTGCAGAAGTCAACCTTGGCTACACCATGGAAGAAGCCATCATCGAGGCCAACCGTTGCTTGGACTGTAAAACCCCCTCTTGCGTTTTGTCTTGCCCAGTGGGCGTGGATATTCCTGGTTTCATTCGAAAGCTAAAAACAGGAGACATGCAAGGTGCGGCCCAGTTGTTGGCCCAGCACACCAAACTCCCTTCGGTGTGTGGAAGGGTTTGTCCTCAGGAAAAACAGTGTGAGATGGTGTGCGTGACGGGCATCAAAAAAGACCCTGTTTCGATTGGGCTTTTGGAGCGCTTTGTGGGGGATTGGGCACTGGAAAATCTCGTTGTAGCCCCAGTGGAAAAAAACGGCAAAAAAGTCGCCGTAGTGGGAAGTGGCCCTGCCGGACTAGCAGCAGCAGCGGAGCTTGCTTCGTTGGGGTATGGGGTTGAGGTGTTTGAATCTTTGCATAAACTTGGCGGGGTTTTGGCTTATGGCATCCCCTCTTTTCGCCTCCCTAAAGAGATTGTTGCGGGCGAAATTGGGCGGATAGAATCCCTTGGTGTGCTTTTTCACACCAATGTTGTTGTCGGAAAAACCCTTGATGTGGACACGTTGCTAGCAGGCGATTTTGATGCTGTTTTTATTGGGAGCGGGGCAGGTTTCCCACGTTTTATGGGTATCAAGGGCGAAAATGCGCTAGGCGTGCTCTCTGCTAATGAGTTTCTTACTCGCGTTAACCTTATGCGTGGTCACGAAGAGGGGTATCAAACACCCACCACCATCGGCCAAAAAGTCGTGGTGGTGGGAGCGGGTAATGTCTCCATGGATGCCGCGCGTGTGGCCAAGCGCTTGGGCGCTGTGACGTGCGTCGTGTACCGTCGCAGCGAAGCGGAAATCCCCGCGCGCGCCGAAGAGGTGGAGCACGCCAAGGAGGAGGGTGTGGCGTTTCATTTGCTCACCAATCCTGTGGAAATTCTCAGTGATGAGAGCGGTCACGTGTGTGGGGTAAAGTGTGTTCAAATGACCCTCGGGGAGCCTGATGCAGACGGACGGCGCAGTCCTAGGGCGCTAGAGGGATCTGAATTTGTTTTGGAGGCCGATACGGTCATCATGTCCATTGGTACGATGCCAAACGACCTTGTAACTGCAAGCACCAAGGGCCTTGAAGTGGGTCGGCAAGGAACTATTTTAGTGCGCGAAAACAGTACTCAAACTTCTCGCAAAGGGGTATTTGCAGGGGGTGACATTGTCACAGGCGCGGCTACGGTCATTGAGGCAATGGGTGCTGGCAAACAAGCCGCAATGGAGATTGATAAGTACATTAGAGGTCTTTAG